A genomic segment from Luteolibacter ambystomatis encodes:
- a CDS encoding RNA polymerase sigma factor — translation MTSPELKFNDPDFTAYARQRDEAAFRRLVENYVGLVRGTALRTLRAYPHLADDVTQSVFLRLAKKAPYLPVNLNLPVWLHQQAVWLSRDVARSEIRRRNRESTAHHMNEEAPMPAPHLTEILAPLLDAALLLLKPREREAVLLRYFQNSSFQKVGEALGISAGTAQKQVERAVEKLRAHLAGTLKSPLTQTSLIALLLLEGKAHASVPPLLAGAISNHALTSKGGVLSQISSIMTTSTKFILAGAVAGSLIAAAPLLSSNASERSASNPGDHSSRGNDSERAALEKLAPFSLPVPANTGKELLEQVKLILKEPDTERTRTRLEAYLTQLDPGQLATLFTEADTRGSDAIALRLLIPLTKAWAAIDGPGAMRACATATKDLNIGPLDSNMLLARAYPVWLDNHFDDAEQWLLRNQEDPLLEGSLSSMVGDVAKLHAAKSPDGFVAWARQIQGDDLLEAAIKCGVEGTWELGKGEDEQRSTFRNLFDQLRVQNDPDFVHTTIASLLSEGCFGLKGQESSMAADVSRLPHSQDLLWTLLNSDTSATLNGLAEAYPPEQVQAIIQNTLRSLTKIEFTSRSDGRRSNGADPAALAKYLTGQDREDQIAGFANLMLPTADQAGYSPENHRDALRWTALISDETRRGEMTDKILQSLPDGRKQGNRGTYSGRWKPWPPPCPRTCGRRWRHRSAGSESWHILLFLPHEIFFSALQWTSRRRIGLRHGDWDPSPLRSPFKGSSDIGISARRAGGRSTEAAVHRRKDGSSRICG, via the coding sequence ATGACCTCTCCCGAGCTCAAATTCAACGATCCGGATTTCACTGCCTACGCCCGTCAACGGGATGAAGCCGCATTCCGCCGACTGGTGGAGAATTACGTCGGGCTGGTAAGGGGGACGGCGCTACGGACGTTGCGGGCGTATCCGCATCTGGCAGATGACGTGACTCAGTCCGTCTTCCTCCGGCTAGCGAAAAAAGCGCCCTACCTGCCGGTAAATCTGAACCTGCCAGTATGGCTTCACCAGCAGGCGGTGTGGCTCTCCCGGGATGTAGCACGTTCCGAGATCCGCCGCAGGAATCGTGAATCGACCGCTCATCACATGAACGAAGAAGCCCCTATGCCGGCCCCGCACCTGACCGAGATCCTGGCCCCGCTGTTGGATGCAGCCTTGTTGCTCTTGAAGCCCCGCGAGCGAGAGGCGGTGCTATTGCGCTATTTCCAAAATTCCAGCTTCCAGAAGGTGGGAGAGGCATTGGGCATCTCAGCCGGCACGGCGCAGAAGCAGGTGGAGCGCGCAGTGGAAAAACTGCGCGCTCATCTGGCGGGCACCCTGAAGAGTCCGCTCACTCAGACGTCTCTGATCGCCCTGCTGCTGCTGGAGGGCAAAGCCCACGCCTCCGTCCCCCCCTTGCTGGCCGGGGCCATTTCCAACCATGCGCTCACATCGAAAGGTGGAGTGCTGTCCCAGATCTCAAGCATCATGACTACCTCCACCAAATTCATCCTCGCAGGTGCCGTCGCAGGCAGTCTCATTGCCGCGGCACCATTGCTGTCGTCCAACGCCTCAGAACGGAGTGCAAGCAACCCTGGAGATCACAGCAGTCGTGGCAACGACAGCGAACGAGCGGCACTCGAAAAGCTTGCCCCCTTCAGCCTCCCCGTCCCGGCGAACACCGGCAAGGAGCTACTGGAACAGGTGAAACTGATCCTTAAGGAACCGGATACCGAACGGACCCGCACCCGGCTGGAGGCTTACCTCACCCAACTTGACCCGGGACAATTGGCCACCCTTTTCACCGAGGCGGACACCCGTGGCTCCGATGCCATCGCCCTTAGACTGCTGATCCCGCTCACAAAAGCATGGGCGGCTATCGATGGGCCAGGAGCCATGCGAGCCTGTGCCACCGCCACCAAGGACCTGAACATTGGTCCGCTGGACTCGAATATGCTGCTCGCCCGGGCCTATCCAGTGTGGCTCGACAATCACTTTGATGATGCGGAGCAATGGCTCTTACGAAACCAAGAAGACCCCCTGCTGGAAGGTTCACTTTCTAGCATGGTGGGCGATGTGGCCAAGCTCCACGCCGCAAAATCTCCGGACGGATTTGTGGCATGGGCTCGCCAAATCCAAGGAGACGACCTGTTGGAAGCCGCCATCAAGTGCGGAGTCGAGGGCACATGGGAGTTGGGAAAGGGCGAGGACGAGCAGCGATCGACCTTCCGGAATCTATTCGATCAATTGAGGGTGCAGAATGATCCGGATTTCGTGCATACGACGATTGCGAGCTTGTTGTCCGAAGGGTGCTTCGGATTGAAAGGACAAGAGAGTTCGATGGCTGCCGATGTTTCGCGGCTGCCACATTCACAAGATCTGCTTTGGACGCTGCTGAACTCGGATACCTCGGCGACGCTCAACGGGCTGGCTGAGGCATACCCACCTGAGCAGGTGCAGGCAATCATCCAGAACACCCTTCGTTCCTTGACGAAAATTGAATTCACCTCGCGATCCGATGGCAGAAGGAGTAACGGTGCGGATCCGGCGGCGCTGGCGAAGTATCTCACTGGACAGGATCGGGAAGATCAAATCGCGGGCTTCGCCAACCTGATGCTGCCGACCGCCGATCAAGCCGGTTACTCGCCCGAAAACCATCGGGATGCCCTCCGCTGGACCGCGTTGATCAGCGATGAGACCCGGCGAGGAGAAATGACCGACAAAATCCTCCAGTCCCTACCCGATGGACGGAAACAGGGAAACAGGGGGACATACAGCGGGCGTTGGAAACCTTGGCCCCCTCCCTGCCCGAGGACATGCGGAAGAAGGTGGAGGCATCGTTCGGCAGGCAGTGAATCTTGGCACATTTTACTCTTCCTACCACATGAGATATTTTTCAGCGCTTTGCAGTGGACTTCTCGCCGGCGCATTGGCTTACGCCATGGTGACTGGGATCCATCACCTCTTCGATCGCCATTTAAAGGCTCCAGCGACATCGGGATCTCCGCCCGCCGAGCGGGTGGTCGTTCGACAGAAGCAGCGGTTCACCGAAGAAAAGATGGGAGCTCTCGGATCTGTGGATGA
- a CDS encoding substrate-binding domain-containing protein has protein sequence MSQQACLKTRATTIARNRSLDFDRMTAKVTNVSAIKRVGAIEAAVAALRDMIETGKWADRLPGTRVLAVQLGVSQPTVQLALLELAEEGLLESGGERKAYRVKNRCVKSSPGNVPKARRVILLTHQALERTAESGRKVLETLHRLLMASDWDVEYRVVDFLHARAPHRNWDDVIGAEPGELVVALFGRPALAEWAIKRGVKIIFHGGVTGGFQVPMVAVKSSHLLTEAYQRLIELGHHRIVTPLCDRPPSYIESMREAVRSQLEAAGLPYSPAYHTPESKYLRQDVSWGIMESLFKRERPTALVLLDWRELVTTFCFLSCLGLKVPKDVSLVLLNDQVDAEWFLPRLARFKFPTYRMARRIKAWLEGKWEPNHMRATVPAEWVPGESLAPPPK, from the coding sequence ATGAGCCAACAAGCATGCCTTAAGACACGCGCCACAACAATTGCGCGCAACAGATCGCTTGATTTCGATAGGATGACTGCCAAAGTGACGAACGTGAGCGCCATCAAACGAGTAGGGGCCATCGAGGCCGCGGTTGCCGCCCTTCGTGACATGATCGAGACCGGAAAGTGGGCCGACCGTTTGCCTGGCACCCGCGTGCTGGCCGTGCAACTCGGCGTTTCCCAACCTACGGTGCAACTGGCGCTGCTGGAACTGGCTGAAGAAGGCCTCTTGGAATCGGGTGGCGAGCGGAAGGCCTATCGAGTGAAAAACCGATGCGTGAAGTCCTCTCCCGGGAACGTGCCCAAGGCCCGCCGCGTCATCCTGCTGACTCATCAGGCCTTGGAGCGAACCGCGGAGTCCGGGCGGAAAGTTTTAGAAACCTTGCATCGCTTGCTAATGGCATCCGACTGGGATGTGGAGTACCGCGTTGTGGATTTTCTTCATGCTCGCGCCCCGCACCGCAACTGGGACGACGTGATCGGCGCTGAACCAGGCGAGCTAGTGGTGGCCTTGTTCGGGCGGCCTGCTTTGGCCGAATGGGCGATCAAGCGGGGCGTGAAGATTATTTTCCACGGCGGTGTGACTGGTGGTTTTCAGGTTCCGATGGTGGCAGTCAAATCCTCACATTTGCTGACGGAGGCTTACCAGCGGCTTATAGAACTCGGCCATCACCGTATTGTTACCCCGCTCTGTGATCGCCCTCCGAGCTATATCGAATCCATGCGCGAGGCAGTGCGCTCCCAACTTGAGGCCGCTGGCCTGCCATATTCACCCGCCTATCATACGCCGGAGAGCAAGTACTTGCGACAGGATGTCTCATGGGGCATCATGGAAAGCTTGTTTAAACGCGAACGCCCAACCGCGCTGGTGCTGCTCGATTGGCGGGAGCTGGTGACAACGTTCTGCTTTCTGTCCTGTCTCGGTCTCAAAGTGCCGAAGGATGTTTCCCTCGTGCTATTGAACGATCAGGTGGACGCCGAGTGGTTCCTGCCTCGGCTAGCCCGCTTCAAATTCCCCACCTACCGTATGGCCCGGCGGATCAAGGCATGGCTGGAGGGAAAATGGGAACCGAACCATATGCGCGCGACCGTGCCGGCGGAATGGGTGCCGGGCGAAAGCCTTGCTCCCCCGCCGAAATGA
- a CDS encoding LuxR C-terminal-related transcriptional regulator: protein MPFKITIVEDSHVIRSCLAQLVNTLQRCECAGDFANAGEALAAASSLSPDLVLIDIHLPDRSGIEHTARLKDLLPELRILMLTLFDEQDKISDAFNAGATGYSLKRGSPRKIKKAIEEILPGEVPMTSAIASKVVESIRSSSKKRMADEPDLSRRETEVLGWVTKGYSNKEIAKELGLSPDTVHWHLKQIYEKLRVKSRTQAALKFTDMKR, encoded by the coding sequence ATGCCATTCAAGATCACTATTGTCGAGGACAGCCATGTCATCAGGAGTTGCCTGGCACAGCTGGTCAACACGCTGCAACGTTGTGAATGCGCGGGAGATTTCGCGAACGCCGGGGAAGCGCTCGCAGCAGCTTCCAGCCTGTCCCCGGATCTCGTTTTGATAGACATCCATTTGCCGGACCGTTCCGGCATCGAGCACACGGCGCGCTTGAAGGATCTGCTGCCGGAGTTGCGGATCCTGATGCTCACCCTGTTCGACGAACAGGACAAGATCTCCGATGCCTTCAATGCCGGAGCCACCGGATACAGCTTGAAACGCGGCAGTCCGCGGAAGATCAAAAAAGCCATTGAAGAGATCCTCCCGGGCGAAGTTCCGATGACCAGCGCCATCGCGTCGAAGGTGGTGGAATCCATCCGGTCTTCATCGAAGAAGCGGATGGCGGATGAACCGGATCTCTCCCGCCGCGAAACCGAGGTGCTGGGCTGGGTGACGAAAGGATACTCAAACAAGGAAATCGCCAAAGAACTGGGCCTCTCGCCGGATACCGTCCACTGGCACCTGAAGCAGATCTACGAAAAGCTCCGGGTCAAAAGCCGCACGCAAGCGGCATTGAAGTTCACAGACATGAAGAGATGA
- the tnpA gene encoding IS66 family insertion sequence element accessory protein TnpA, translated as MNRQKRHTPEEIIRLLREHEGSGLSQEKFCQQKQISVQTLHRWRKKYGQMDETDAKRLKALEKENAELKKMYADAMLGNKILKEALEKSCKRGSAS; from the coding sequence ATGAACAGACAGAAGAGACACACGCCGGAAGAAATCATCCGTTTGCTGCGCGAACACGAGGGCAGCGGGTTGAGCCAGGAGAAGTTCTGCCAACAGAAGCAGATCTCGGTGCAGACGCTGCACCGGTGGCGCAAGAAATACGGTCAGATGGACGAGACGGACGCGAAGCGTCTCAAGGCGTTGGAGAAGGAGAACGCCGAGCTCAAGAAGATGTATGCTGATGCGATGCTGGGGAACAAGATCCTCAAGGAGGCACTGGAAAAAAGCTGTAAGCGCGGGTCAGCGTCGTGA
- a CDS encoding autotransporter-associated beta strand repeat-containing protein, translating to MKPKSSLRSRLLQTTAILILFSGFTHAGEITVNSAVTDLVVNTGDSVWFDSTNTNAAISLATINSVAPATGPLPGWAHTQNSFVKYNGTQVLEIPSGEKVVGAANLSSATASSIYNDSLAATTSASNQSIGWVETTRDFLISNGATLNVANSGLMFSSDSHYVKVGTGSGFVTSSSGALALVANGGAGDYRVNDVVIKDFNGTTPLKVIKAGPDHLYLGATNTYTGGTWVNNGRLQANNAGALGTGTARVANTNGQIWLTGGGTYANAFEIVGNGWSESVGQLGALRLNNGVTLSGPVTLTGAARVAVSPNSTATITGALTGTAALEMGYAPFDVSGTLNLNGNASGYTGLLTISRGRLNVNTTLGGSVNVTDARTLGGTGTINGNLTVGTTAGATLALTPGSPLKVLGTATLNGPNKLTISTLPANGTYPVLNYGTLVNPSNLSIDNTLYRKTLAVDTSAPGVIAVTVSGSGLPLTWTGATNGNWDLNAGANWSAGAGNITFLQGDDVLFDETATAKTVTILGLLQPGSVTFNNSSTYTINCAAGNGITGPTGITKNGTGTVVLGGIGNAFTGPVQINAGIIKLNNWEPLGFTSGVTVVAGAAVDFNGNTPRTAGRIADYTIEGNGVDGLGALTNTGGDVNENSGVRNVTLTGDASVNGNTGRLDIGFGSGTGGITTGNNHTLTLNAGRGIGVHGNASGSPIHYVVASGRVWAQTSNNALGGTTGTVLVKSGARLGMWTGLTVPTPVTIENGGGLYAEGGGNGTWTGPISLSGAVTFDAGPNTVTVTGPVTGNASLTKTGAQTVTVAQPGYTGDTTVTAGTLSLGAATLADGSIVTIGGSAKLGLTHGQADTVGALFIGGVAMAPGTYGATGSGATNIDNTHFSGTGRLSVTTVATRAAIMEWRAEDWAGTGVWTDAISSEPATIGAGTPTVGSGTIQSKPVSTVQFNGSSGFASDSSSLLGNLKEFTVTAVIKVGATPGTGAGPDANAYQYNMITGFELGGANQGEFQFGFSSANTLNGAVACGGDFFVKGGAVTADEWKTVTMVVDQNPSGTDATKYTIETFINGVSQGKSSALTYATSSPGDAIRNSPFGIGYNVVNGADRRFFNGEIARLRFDKIALAPAQIAEDAANFMGLTADPYATWTNSYPGLVNPADKLKDADPDHDGLNNLHEFAFGGSPVSGATNLRIVSRMAMVNGNRMLTLTVPVRSGANFAGGPTATISGITYNIQASLDLIDWTSIPAAEVPVADRQPLMDAAVPAPAGYSNRFFYIPNSEANPMFFLRATVTEAQ from the coding sequence ATGAAACCCAAGTCATCCCTCCGGAGTCGTCTCCTGCAAACCACCGCCATCCTGATCCTGTTTTCGGGATTCACCCATGCGGGTGAAATCACCGTCAACTCCGCCGTCACCGACCTGGTGGTGAACACGGGAGACAGTGTCTGGTTCGATTCCACGAACACCAATGCGGCCATCTCCCTCGCCACCATCAACTCGGTGGCCCCCGCCACCGGACCGCTTCCCGGCTGGGCGCACACGCAGAACAGCTTCGTGAAATACAATGGCACGCAGGTGCTGGAGATCCCGAGCGGTGAGAAGGTCGTGGGTGCCGCCAACCTCTCGTCAGCCACCGCCTCTTCCATTTATAACGACAGTCTCGCGGCCACCACGTCCGCCTCGAACCAGTCGATCGGATGGGTCGAGACCACCCGCGACTTCCTCATCAGCAACGGTGCCACGCTGAATGTCGCGAACAGCGGTCTCATGTTCTCCAGTGACAGCCACTATGTGAAGGTGGGCACCGGCAGCGGCTTCGTGACTTCCTCGTCCGGCGCACTCGCCCTCGTGGCCAATGGCGGTGCCGGCGACTACCGGGTGAATGACGTCGTCATCAAGGACTTCAATGGCACCACGCCGCTGAAAGTGATCAAGGCGGGTCCGGACCACCTCTACCTCGGCGCGACCAACACCTATACCGGCGGCACCTGGGTGAACAACGGTCGGCTTCAAGCCAACAACGCCGGCGCTCTCGGAACGGGCACCGCACGGGTGGCGAACACCAATGGCCAGATCTGGCTGACCGGAGGAGGGACTTACGCCAATGCGTTTGAGATCGTGGGGAATGGATGGTCGGAAAGCGTGGGCCAGCTTGGCGCCCTTCGCCTGAACAACGGAGTCACGCTCAGCGGTCCGGTGACTCTCACCGGAGCAGCCCGTGTGGCAGTGAGTCCCAATTCCACCGCGACCATCACCGGTGCCTTGACTGGCACGGCGGCCTTGGAAATGGGTTACGCCCCGTTCGATGTCAGTGGCACGCTCAACCTCAACGGAAATGCTTCGGGCTACACGGGGCTTTTGACGATCAGCCGGGGCCGCTTGAACGTGAACACCACCCTCGGCGGCAGCGTGAATGTAACGGACGCTCGTACGCTTGGCGGAACCGGTACGATCAATGGCAACCTCACTGTCGGAACGACGGCGGGTGCGACGCTGGCTCTGACTCCGGGATCTCCTCTCAAAGTCCTCGGAACGGCGACCCTCAATGGCCCGAACAAGCTGACCATTTCCACGCTGCCGGCCAACGGCACCTATCCCGTGCTCAACTACGGCACGCTGGTCAATCCCTCCAATCTCTCCATCGACAATACGCTCTACCGCAAGACCCTGGCCGTGGACACCTCCGCGCCGGGAGTCATCGCCGTCACGGTTTCGGGCAGCGGCTTGCCGCTGACATGGACCGGCGCGACAAATGGGAACTGGGACCTGAACGCGGGTGCGAACTGGAGCGCGGGAGCGGGAAACATCACGTTCCTCCAGGGCGATGACGTCCTCTTTGATGAAACCGCCACCGCGAAAACCGTGACGATTCTCGGACTCTTGCAGCCGGGTTCCGTCACCTTCAACAACAGCAGCACCTACACGATCAACTGCGCGGCGGGCAATGGCATCACCGGCCCCACCGGCATCACCAAGAACGGCACCGGCACCGTGGTGCTCGGCGGCATCGGCAATGCCTTCACCGGTCCGGTACAGATCAACGCGGGCATCATCAAGCTGAACAACTGGGAACCGCTCGGCTTCACTTCTGGAGTCACGGTGGTGGCCGGGGCGGCCGTGGATTTCAACGGCAACACGCCCAGGACGGCGGGACGCATCGCGGACTACACCATCGAAGGCAATGGAGTGGACGGGCTGGGTGCGTTGACGAATACGGGCGGAGACGTCAACGAGAACTCGGGCGTCCGCAACGTGACCTTGACCGGGGATGCCTCGGTCAACGGGAACACAGGGCGTCTGGACATCGGTTTCGGCAGTGGCACCGGCGGCATCACCACCGGCAACAATCACACCCTCACGCTCAATGCGGGCAGAGGCATCGGCGTGCACGGAAATGCCTCGGGCTCGCCGATCCACTATGTGGTGGCCTCCGGAAGGGTGTGGGCGCAGACCTCCAACAACGCGCTCGGCGGCACCACAGGCACCGTGCTGGTGAAAAGCGGCGCGCGTCTTGGGATGTGGACCGGCCTCACAGTCCCCACGCCGGTGACCATCGAGAACGGTGGTGGCCTGTATGCGGAAGGAGGTGGCAATGGCACCTGGACCGGCCCGATTTCCCTGAGCGGCGCGGTCACCTTCGATGCGGGTCCGAATACCGTGACTGTCACCGGGCCGGTCACCGGCAATGCGTCTCTCACCAAGACCGGCGCGCAGACCGTGACCGTGGCGCAGCCGGGCTACACCGGCGATACCACCGTCACCGCAGGCACCCTGTCGCTGGGGGCGGCCACGCTGGCGGACGGTTCCATCGTGACCATCGGCGGCTCGGCGAAGCTCGGCCTCACCCATGGCCAGGCGGACACGGTGGGCGCACTGTTCATCGGCGGCGTGGCGATGGCACCCGGCACTTATGGTGCCACCGGGTCCGGTGCCACCAACATCGACAATACCCACTTCTCCGGCACCGGCCGTCTGTCGGTCACCACGGTGGCGACCCGCGCCGCCATCATGGAATGGCGTGCGGAGGATTGGGCTGGCACCGGAGTCTGGACCGATGCGATCTCCTCCGAACCCGCGACGATCGGAGCCGGAACGCCGACCGTGGGCAGTGGCACGATCCAGTCCAAACCGGTTTCCACGGTTCAGTTCAATGGCTCTTCGGGCTTCGCCTCGGACTCATCCTCCCTGCTGGGCAACCTGAAGGAGTTCACGGTTACCGCGGTGATCAAGGTGGGTGCGACTCCCGGGACGGGAGCCGGACCCGATGCCAACGCTTACCAATACAACATGATCACCGGCTTTGAATTGGGCGGTGCCAACCAAGGTGAATTCCAGTTCGGATTTTCCAGCGCCAATACACTCAATGGAGCCGTGGCCTGCGGCGGAGACTTTTTTGTGAAAGGCGGGGCGGTGACCGCAGACGAGTGGAAGACGGTGACGATGGTCGTGGACCAGAATCCCTCCGGGACCGATGCGACCAAATACACCATCGAGACCTTCATCAATGGCGTGAGCCAGGGCAAGAGCTCCGCGCTCACCTATGCAACGTCTTCTCCCGGGGACGCCATCCGCAATTCGCCTTTCGGGATCGGCTATAACGTGGTGAACGGTGCCGACCGCCGGTTCTTCAATGGCGAGATCGCCCGCCTCCGCTTTGACAAGATCGCGCTGGCCCCGGCCCAGATCGCGGAGGATGCCGCGAACTTCATGGGCCTGACCGCGGACCCGTATGCCACCTGGACCAACAGCTACCCCGGGCTGGTCAATCCCGCGGACAAGCTGAAGGACGCCGATCCGGATCACGATGGCCTGAACAACCTGCATGAATTCGCCTTCGGTGGCAGCCCGGTGTCCGGGGCGACCAACCTGAGGATCGTGAGCCGCATGGCGATGGTGAACGGCAATCGGATGCTGACCCTCACCGTACCGGTGAGAAGCGGAGCGAACTTCGCGGGCGGGCCAACCGCCACGATCTCCGGAATCACCTACAACATCCAGGCCAGCCTCGACCTGATCGATTGGACCAGCATCCCGGCCGCCGAGGTGCCGGTGGCGGATCGCCAGCCGTTGATGGATGCAGCCGTGCCGGCTCCCGCCGGCTACTCGAACCGTTTCTTCTACATCCCGAACTCGGAAGCGAATCCGATGTTCTTCCTCCGCGCCACGGTCACGGAGGCGCAGTGA
- the tnpA gene encoding IS66 family insertion sequence element accessory protein TnpA yields the protein MNRQKRHTPEEIIRLLREHEGSGLSQEKFCQQKQISVQTLHRWRKKYGQMDETDAKRLKALEKENAELKKMYADAMLGNKILKEALEKKL from the coding sequence ATGAACAGACAGAAGAGACACACGCCGGAAGAAATCATCCGTTTGCTGCGCGAACACGAGGGCAGCGGGTTGAGCCAGGAGAAGTTCTGCCAACAGAAGCAGATCTCGGTGCAGACGCTGCACCGGTGGCGCAAGAAATACGGTCAGATGGACGAGACGGACGCGAAGCGTCTCAAGGCGTTGGAGAAGGAGAACGCCGAGCTCAAGAAGATGTATGCTGATGCGATGCTGGGGAACAAGATCCTCAAGGAGGCACTGGAAAAAAAGCTGTAA
- a CDS encoding RES family NAD+ phosphorylase, translated as MNSKVIGRSQAPGSSHSGWTKKSTAVISDDAATTLAELAHHGASGSHTIRYSLDLNKANILDLTDPSIAKAWGYAGGDITPATQAIGIRAIEAGYNVIKFPSLRGPGTNYGVISDFNKILTPKMIVPTP; from the coding sequence TTGAACAGCAAGGTTATCGGACGTAGCCAAGCACCCGGATCTTCTCACTCAGGGTGGACTAAAAAATCAACGGCGGTCATTTCGGATGATGCCGCAACAACATTGGCCGAGCTTGCTCATCATGGAGCCAGCGGCTCTCACACGATCCGTTACAGTTTGGATTTGAACAAAGCCAACATTCTCGACCTCACCGATCCCTCGATCGCCAAAGCTTGGGGGTATGCGGGAGGCGACATCACTCCCGCAACACAAGCCATAGGAATACGGGCCATTGAAGCGGGTTACAATGTCATCAAGTTCCCATCCCTCCGGGGACCCGGGACAAACTACGGTGTCATTTCTGATTTCAATAAAATACTTACTCCAAAAATGATTGTCCCAACACCATGA
- a CDS encoding IS3 family transposase: protein MARKGCSQRQACRFFALSRATCRYRPRSPHPARERADQAVVALSLEHPELGADKIAAMARRQGHRLGNRHVRELRRDECLTVPPRKPKQQRRGESTGRHPQKASYRGHVWTWDFIHDWTMKGGAFRVLSVVDEHTRELLALHVDRNIGSGKVREVMEELVARHGAPGHIRSDNGPEFVARSLQDWLAAARIKTLYIEPGSPWQNGFVESFHDKFRAECLARELFYTLGEARVVIGDWRRKYNRVRPHRSLGMQTPEEFAVKSAQGTPPGRAAELGAPTSWETHSRGNLLHPASPRRKRKLEQQGYRT from the coding sequence GTGGCCCGGAAGGGCTGCAGCCAGCGGCAGGCGTGCCGGTTTTTCGCGCTGTCCCGCGCCACCTGCCGCTATCGTCCCAGAAGTCCGCACCCTGCCCGGGAGCGGGCGGATCAGGCGGTGGTGGCCTTGAGCCTGGAGCATCCCGAACTTGGAGCCGACAAGATCGCCGCGATGGCGCGGCGGCAGGGTCACCGGTTGGGCAACCGTCATGTCCGGGAGCTTCGTCGCGACGAGTGCCTGACGGTTCCGCCGCGCAAGCCCAAGCAACAGCGGCGTGGCGAATCGACGGGTCGTCATCCGCAGAAGGCTTCGTATCGCGGCCATGTGTGGACGTGGGACTTCATCCACGATTGGACGATGAAGGGAGGAGCCTTCCGGGTGCTGAGCGTGGTGGACGAACATACCCGCGAACTGCTGGCCCTGCATGTGGATCGCAACATCGGTTCGGGCAAGGTCCGCGAGGTGATGGAGGAACTGGTGGCGCGGCATGGCGCTCCCGGCCACATCCGCTCGGACAACGGCCCGGAGTTCGTGGCGCGGAGCCTTCAGGACTGGCTGGCTGCAGCGCGGATCAAGACCCTTTACATCGAGCCCGGCAGCCCGTGGCAGAACGGCTTCGTGGAAAGCTTTCATGACAAGTTCCGTGCGGAGTGTCTGGCCCGTGAGTTGTTTTACACGCTGGGCGAAGCCCGCGTGGTGATCGGCGACTGGCGGAGGAAATACAACAGGGTGCGTCCACACCGGAGCCTCGGGATGCAGACACCGGAAGAGTTCGCGGTGAAGAGCGCGCAGGGAACTCCGCCCGGCCGGGCTGCGGAGCTTGGCGCTCCGACGAGTTGGGAAACCCATTCTCGCGGCAACCTCCTCCACCCGGCCTCTCCAAGGAGAAAAAGGAAGCTTGAACAGCAAGGTTATCGGACGTAG
- a CDS encoding IS3 family transposase, producing MASQAVARKGCSQRQACRFFALSRATCRYRPRSPHPARERADQAVVALSLEHPELGADKIAAMARRQGHRLGNRHVRELRRDECLTVPPRKPKQQRRGESTGRHPQKASYRGHVWTWDFIHDWTMKGGAFRVLSVVDEHTRELLALHVDRNIGSGKVREVMEELVARHGAPGHIRSDNGPEFVARSLQDWLAAARIKTLYIEPGSPWQNGFVESFHDKFRAECLARELFYTLGEARVVIGDWRRKYNRVRPHRSLGMQTPEEFAVKSAQGTPPGRAAELGAPTSWETHSRGNLLHPASPRRKRKLEQQGYRT from the coding sequence CTGGCGAGCCAGGCTGTGGCCCGGAAGGGCTGCAGCCAGCGGCAGGCGTGCCGGTTTTTCGCGCTGTCCCGCGCCACCTGCCGCTATCGTCCCAGAAGTCCGCACCCTGCCCGGGAGCGGGCGGATCAGGCGGTGGTGGCCTTGAGCCTGGAGCATCCCGAACTTGGAGCCGACAAGATCGCCGCGATGGCGCGGCGGCAGGGTCACCGGTTGGGCAACCGTCATGTCCGGGAGCTTCGTCGCGACGAGTGCCTGACGGTTCCGCCGCGCAAGCCCAAGCAACAGCGGCGTGGCGAATCGACGGGTCGTCATCCGCAGAAGGCTTCGTATCGCGGCCATGTGTGGACGTGGGACTTCATCCACGATTGGACGATGAAGGGAGGAGCCTTCCGGGTGCTGAGCGTGGTGGACGAACATACCCGCGAACTGCTGGCCCTGCATGTGGATCGCAACATCGGTTCGGGCAAGGTCCGCGAGGTGATGGAGGAACTGGTGGCGCGGCATGGCGCTCCCGGCCACATCCGCTCGGACAACGGCCCGGAGTTCGTGGCGCGGAGCCTTCAGGACTGGCTGGCTGCAGCGCGGATCAAGACCCTTTACATCGAGCCCGGCAGCCCGTGGCAGAACGGCTTCGTGGAAAGCTTTCATGACAAGTTCCGTGCGGAGTGTCTGGCCCGTGAGTTGTTTTACACGCTGGGCGAAGCCCGCGTGGTGATCGGCGACTGGCGGAGGAAATACAACAGGGTGCGTCCACACCGGAGCCTCGGGATGCAGACACCGGAAGAGTTCGCGGTGAAGAGCGCGCAGGGAACTCCGCCCGGCCGGGCTGCGGAGCTTGGCGCTCCGACGAGTTGGGAAACCCATTCTCGCGGCAACCTCCTCCACCCGGCCTCTCCAAGGAGAAAAAGGAAGCTTGAACAGCAAGGTTATCGGACGTAG